DNA from Megachile rotundata isolate GNS110a chromosome 8, iyMegRotu1, whole genome shotgun sequence:
AACAGTGCCGATGACGGTTCTCGTTCGAAGCGTAGTCCACAAGAACCCCCTCAATGTCCAGATGGTAGACCATGTGGACCACCACCAGGTGGTTTTCCACCAGGACCACCTCCGGATGGCTTCCGGGGACCACCTCCGGACGGCTTCCGGGGACCACCTCCCGATGGTTTCAATGGACCACCTCCCACAGATATGGCCGAACTATCGATGTTGGATCATGACGACATGAACGGTGGTCCGAAAAAAATGAAACGAGCTGCCCAGAATCAGCCACCTCCTCCACCCCCACCTCCATCCGGCGGAGGGGGTGCCGGCGGTGGTGTGGGAGCATCTATGGGAGCAAACATGGGAGCATCCGTGGGTACGCAGACGAATAATTCACCTCGAAAATT
Protein-coding regions in this window:
- the LOC143264977 gene encoding uncharacterized protein LOC143264977, which translates into the protein MKYLFLLSVVALFGLCVLGASVQNSADDGSRSKRSPQEPPQCPDGRPCGPPPGGFPPGPPPDGFRGPPPDGFRGPPPDGFNGPPPTDMAELSMLDHDDMNGGPKKMKRAAQNQPPPPPPPPSGGGGAGGGVGASMGANMGASVGGGAGMG